A DNA window from Streptomyces sp. B21-083 contains the following coding sequences:
- a CDS encoding UDP-N-acetylmuramate dehydrogenase — protein MQEIHDAPLAPLTTFRLGGPADRLITATTDAEVIAAVREADDSGTPLLVIGGGSNLVIGDKGFAGTALRIATTGVDLDGTGVELAAGEVWTDAVARTVEAGLAGIECLAGIPGSAGATPIQNVGAYGQEVSSTITEVVAYDRITRETVTLSGAECDFSYRHSRFKADAERHVVLRVRFALEDADGLSAPLKYAETARALGVEPGDRVPLDAARETVLKLRAGKGMVLDPEDHDTWSAGSFFTNPILDDAEFAAFHARVAERLGADAVPPAYPAGEGRTKTSAAWLIDRAGFTKGYGTGPARISTKHTLALTNRGRATTEDLLALAREVVAGVQDAFGVTLVNEPVTVGVSL, from the coding sequence GTGCAGGAAATCCACGACGCTCCCCTCGCCCCGCTGACCACCTTCCGGCTCGGCGGTCCCGCGGACCGGCTGATCACGGCGACCACCGACGCCGAGGTGATCGCCGCCGTCCGCGAGGCCGACGACTCCGGGACCCCGCTGCTGGTCATCGGCGGCGGCTCGAACCTGGTCATCGGCGACAAGGGGTTCGCGGGGACGGCTCTGCGGATCGCCACGACCGGAGTCGACCTCGACGGCACGGGCGTGGAGCTGGCCGCCGGCGAGGTGTGGACCGACGCCGTCGCACGCACGGTCGAGGCCGGCCTCGCCGGGATCGAGTGCCTCGCCGGGATCCCCGGCTCCGCGGGCGCGACGCCCATCCAGAACGTGGGGGCGTACGGACAGGAGGTGTCCTCGACGATCACCGAGGTCGTCGCCTACGACCGGATCACCCGCGAGACGGTCACCCTCTCCGGCGCCGAGTGCGACTTCTCTTACCGCCACAGCCGCTTCAAGGCCGACGCCGAGCGCCATGTCGTCCTGCGCGTCCGATTCGCCCTGGAGGACGCGGACGGGCTGTCGGCGCCCCTGAAGTACGCCGAGACGGCTCGCGCCCTCGGTGTCGAGCCGGGCGACCGGGTGCCGCTGGACGCGGCCCGCGAGACCGTGCTGAAGCTGCGCGCGGGCAAGGGCATGGTCCTTGACCCCGAGGACCACGACACCTGGTCCGCCGGGTCCTTCTTCACCAACCCGATCCTTGACGACGCCGAGTTCGCCGCCTTCCACGCGCGCGTGGCGGAGCGGCTCGGCGCCGACGCCGTACCGCCCGCCTACCCGGCCGGAGAGGGCCGCACCAAGACCTCGGCGGCCTGGCTGATCGACAGGGCCGGCTTCACCAAGGGGTACGGCACCGGCCCCGCCCGCATCTCCACCAAGCACACCCTGGCCCTCACCAACCGAGGCCGGGCCACCACGGAGGACCTGCTCGCCCTCGCCCGCGAGGTCGTCGCCGGTGTCCAGGACGCCTTCGGGGTCACCCTCGTCAACGAACCGGTGACGGTCGGCGTCAGCCTCTGA
- a CDS encoding signal peptidase I, whose amino-acid sequence MADNWYTGNANADADQHRGWLLGHFIDPTHSAVRQTGALEVKWGTHPAGEQRPEWVADDQRTTMLLLVSGRFRLDLSVGSVTLEKQGDYVVWGPGIDHSWQAEEDSVVVTVRWPSIA is encoded by the coding sequence ATGGCTGACAACTGGTATACGGGCAATGCGAACGCCGATGCTGACCAGCATCGAGGCTGGCTTCTGGGGCATTTCATCGACCCCACGCATAGTGCGGTGCGTCAGACTGGGGCCCTGGAAGTGAAGTGGGGTACCCACCCGGCCGGCGAGCAGCGGCCGGAGTGGGTGGCCGATGACCAGCGAACCACCATGCTTCTCCTCGTCAGTGGCAGGTTCCGGCTAGACCTCAGCGTGGGTAGCGTCACATTGGAGAAGCAGGGCGACTACGTGGTGTGGGGGCCCGGCATCGACCACTCGTGGCAGGCTGAAGAAGACTCTGTAGTCGTCACCGTGCGCTGGCCGTCCATCGCCTGA
- a CDS encoding MFS transporter: MKRLHGTRPTAAYLAGATAARTGDEMSGPALLLAGYAITGSAAEASALLAGITIAAAVGGPPLGALLDRAVRPGRLLAVALALYATGLVAILAVLGRVPLPIVVLVAVAPGLLGPALSGGWTAQLPRVVPPGTLPHANALDAMTYGVAGLTGPALAGMAAQLFGALGGVVVSVALIGLALPVAWGLPAVPVSAVGAEGSVTADLLAGTRHILRSRPLARVTLTSVLSCTGQGMLIACVPLLGERVLGGAAHGTMLLSCTAVSALTTNAVLARFPPRCAPDTLVWAGALFQSAALALAATGRPFLVLAAVLVAGVGEGPQLTALFAVRHREAPERLRGQIFTTGASLKITGFAVGAGFAGPLTTWSLPGTLLTAAGVELLAVLAFFTLVPRLFLLKEEVE, encoded by the coding sequence ATGAAGAGGCTTCACGGGACCAGGCCGACAGCGGCGTATCTGGCCGGGGCGACGGCGGCCCGCACCGGCGACGAGATGTCGGGGCCGGCGCTGCTGCTGGCCGGGTACGCGATCACGGGGTCGGCTGCCGAGGCGTCGGCGTTGCTCGCGGGCATCACGATCGCGGCGGCGGTCGGCGGCCCGCCGCTCGGGGCGCTCCTGGACCGGGCGGTACGACCAGGCCGCCTGCTGGCCGTCGCGCTGGCCCTCTACGCGACCGGCCTGGTGGCGATCCTGGCCGTACTCGGCCGTGTGCCGCTGCCAATCGTCGTCCTGGTCGCGGTGGCCCCGGGCCTCCTCGGACCGGCGCTGTCGGGCGGCTGGACGGCCCAGCTGCCCCGGGTGGTCCCGCCCGGGACCCTGCCCCACGCGAACGCCCTCGACGCGATGACGTACGGCGTCGCCGGCCTCACCGGACCTGCGCTGGCCGGAATGGCCGCACAGCTGTTTGGGGCGTTGGGGGGAGTTGTCGTGTCCGTCGCACTGATCGGGCTTGCGCTGCCCGTGGCGTGGGGCCTGCCGGCAGTTCCCGTATCAGCGGTGGGGGCCGAAGGCTCGGTGACCGCCGACCTCCTGGCAGGCACGCGCCACATCCTTCGCAGCCGACCGCTCGCCCGGGTGACTCTCACCTCGGTCCTCTCCTGCACGGGCCAGGGCATGCTGATCGCCTGCGTACCCCTGCTCGGGGAACGGGTGCTCGGCGGAGCCGCCCACGGCACGATGCTGCTGTCCTGCACAGCCGTCTCGGCGCTCACCACGAACGCCGTACTGGCCCGTTTCCCGCCCCGCTGTGCCCCGGACACGCTCGTCTGGGCCGGGGCTCTGTTCCAGTCGGCGGCACTGGCGCTGGCGGCGACCGGCCGACCGTTCCTCGTCCTGGCCGCCGTACTGGTCGCCGGGGTCGGTGAGGGGCCGCAGCTGACCGCTCTGTTCGCGGTACGTCACCGGGAGGCGCCCGAGCGGCTGCGCGGGCAGATCTTCACGACGGGGGCCAGTTTGAAGATCACCGGGTTCGCGGTGGGTGCCGGATTCGCCGGACCGCTGACCACATGGTCCCTGCCGGGAACGCTGCTGACGGCGGCGGGCGTGGAACTGCTGGCGGTGCTGGCCTTCTTCACGCTCGTACCGAGGCTGTTTCTTCTCAAAGAAGAGGTCGAGTAA
- a CDS encoding amidohydrolase family protein encodes MPDSQPQPPHSSSSSSSPASSGDPAALLLCGARLTDGRTVDVRLGGGRIEAVGTVGSLGAYAARVDLGGYLLLPAPAEPHAHGDTALSADAEGPLSYDPQDVQRRATEAALLQLGHGATALRSHVRIGDVPGLGALAAVLQARRALRGLAELTAVAMPRVLTGAAGADGLAMLRDAVKMGASVVGGCPDRDPDPTGYVEAVLEVASEHGCPVDLHTDGDDPARLARLAAMAGGLRPGVTIGPCGGLGRLPAEVASRAADQLAAAGVTVACLPQGGCGGAERRATAPVRLLRAAGVRVAAGSGALRDVSNPVGRGDPLEAAYLLASRHGLRPEEAYDAVSTSARAALGLPEVRVEAGFPAELLAVRGDRLAGVLSLAYSRIVVHRGRVVARTSAVREYCDTPAAAAPDLPRQGRTELS; translated from the coding sequence ATGCCCGACAGCCAACCGCAGCCGCCCCACTCCTCGTCCTCCTCCTCGTCACCGGCTTCCTCCGGGGATCCGGCTGCCCTCCTGCTGTGCGGGGCGCGGCTCACCGACGGCCGGACCGTGGACGTACGGCTGGGTGGCGGTCGTATCGAGGCGGTCGGCACGGTCGGCAGCCTTGGGGCGTACGCCGCCCGCGTGGACCTCGGCGGCTACCTCCTCCTGCCGGCCCCCGCCGAACCGCACGCCCATGGCGACACGGCTCTGTCCGCCGACGCCGAGGGCCCGCTCTCGTACGACCCCCAGGACGTCCAGCGCCGGGCCACCGAGGCCGCTCTGCTCCAACTCGGCCACGGGGCGACGGCGTTGCGCTCGCACGTCCGCATCGGCGACGTACCGGGCCTGGGTGCCCTGGCCGCCGTGCTGCAGGCCCGGCGGGCGCTGCGCGGCCTCGCCGAGCTGACGGCGGTGGCGATGCCGCGCGTGCTGACCGGGGCCGCCGGAGCGGACGGGCTGGCGATGCTGCGGGACGCGGTGAAGATGGGCGCGTCGGTGGTGGGCGGCTGCCCGGACCGCGACCCCGATCCGACCGGCTACGTGGAGGCGGTCCTGGAGGTCGCCTCGGAACACGGCTGCCCGGTGGACCTGCACACGGACGGTGACGACCCGGCCCGGCTGGCCCGCCTCGCGGCGATGGCGGGCGGTCTGCGCCCCGGTGTGACCATCGGCCCCTGCGGCGGCCTCGGCCGCCTGCCCGCCGAGGTCGCCTCCCGGGCCGCGGACCAGCTCGCGGCGGCGGGTGTGACGGTGGCCTGCCTCCCCCAGGGCGGCTGCGGGGGCGCGGAACGCCGCGCCACGGCTCCGGTACGGCTGCTGCGGGCGGCCGGGGTGCGGGTGGCGGCGGGCAGCGGCGCACTGCGGGACGTGTCGAACCCGGTGGGCCGCGGGGACCCCCTGGAGGCGGCGTACCTGCTCGCCTCCCGCCACGGCCTGCGCCCGGAGGAGGCCTACGACGCCGTGAGCACGTCGGCGCGGGCGGCGCTGGGTCTGCCGGAGGTACGGGTGGAGGCGGGCTTCCCGGCGGAACTGCTGGCGGTCCGGGGCGACCGTCTGGCCGGCGTGCTGTCGCTCGCCTACAGCAGGATCGTGGTGCACAGGGGGCGCGTTGTGGCACGGACGAGCGCGGTACGTGAGTACTGCGACACCCCGGCGGCGGCAGCGCCGGACCTGCCGCGACAGGGGCGTACGGAGCTGTCGTGA
- the rpmG gene encoding 50S ribosomal protein L33: protein MAATDVRPKITLACVECKERNYITKKNRRNNPDRLEMKKHCPRCNAHTAHRETR, encoded by the coding sequence GTGGCTGCCACCGACGTCCGCCCGAAGATCACGCTGGCCTGCGTGGAGTGCAAGGAGCGGAACTACATCACCAAGAAGAACCGGCGTAACAACCCGGATCGACTGGAGATGAAGAAGCACTGCCCGCGTTGCAATGCGCACACCGCGCATCGCGAAACGCGATAA
- a CDS encoding TetR/AcrR family transcriptional regulator — protein MVRMSAEERRESVIRAAIAEFAQRGYYGTSTEAIARRVGVSQPYLFRLFPGKKAIFAAASQRCMSDVCRVMEEAAEGLEGEQALHSMADAYARLISEHPERLQMQMQIYVAVAAAEAEGDHEFGEAVRAGWMKLQDAVEVPVGEETTTFLAYGMLINTLAAMGFPPGHRAWRGMWPSAQIKGRGEV, from the coding sequence ATGGTCAGGATGAGCGCAGAAGAGCGACGCGAGAGCGTCATTCGCGCGGCGATCGCCGAGTTCGCGCAGAGGGGCTACTACGGCACCTCCACCGAGGCGATCGCCAGGCGGGTGGGCGTCTCGCAGCCGTACCTCTTCCGGCTCTTCCCGGGCAAGAAGGCGATCTTCGCCGCCGCCTCCCAGCGGTGCATGAGCGATGTGTGCCGGGTCATGGAGGAGGCCGCCGAAGGGCTGGAGGGTGAGCAGGCCCTGCATTCCATGGCGGACGCGTACGCACGGTTGATCAGTGAGCACCCCGAGCGGCTGCAGATGCAGATGCAGATCTACGTGGCTGTCGCCGCCGCCGAGGCCGAGGGCGACCATGAGTTCGGCGAGGCCGTGAGGGCCGGCTGGATGAAGCTCCAGGACGCCGTCGAGGTGCCCGTGGGGGAGGAGACGACGACCTTCCTGGCGTACGGGATGCTCATCAACACCCTTGCGGCCATGGGGTTCCCGCCCGGCCATCGAGCCTGGCGAGGGATGTGGCCCTCGGCGCAGATCAAGGGGCGGGGCGAGGTCTGA
- a CDS encoding MaoC family dehydratase N-terminal domain-containing protein, producing the protein MALDQSFVGRSYPPTEPYEVGREKIREFAEAVGDTNPAYTDPEAAKALGHADVIAPPTFVFAITFKAAGDVVADPRLGLDYSRVVHGDQKFAYVRPVRAGDRLSVTSTIEAIKSMAGNEIIDIRGEVHDEAGEHVVTAWTKLVARAAEEG; encoded by the coding sequence ATGGCGCTCGACCAGTCCTTCGTGGGGCGGTCCTATCCGCCCACCGAGCCCTATGAGGTCGGCCGGGAGAAGATCCGCGAGTTCGCGGAAGCGGTGGGGGACACCAACCCCGCGTACACGGACCCCGAGGCCGCCAAGGCCCTAGGTCACGCCGATGTGATCGCCCCGCCCACTTTTGTGTTCGCAATCACATTCAAGGCGGCGGGAGACGTCGTGGCGGACCCGCGGCTCGGCCTGGACTACAGCCGGGTGGTGCACGGCGACCAGAAGTTCGCCTACGTCCGCCCCGTCCGTGCGGGTGACCGGCTCAGCGTCACCTCGACCATCGAGGCCATCAAGTCCATGGCGGGCAACGAGATCATCGACATCCGCGGCGAGGTCCACGACGAGGCCGGCGAGCACGTCGTGACCGCCTGGACCAAGCTCGTCGCTCGCGCGGCCGAGGAGGGCTGA
- a CDS encoding protein spdB — MKAKTVLPAIAMTAVSMVLTLAVVLMWLRTAVPWPVALVVGLGIDGGWLATLAYERRLAAQGDHNATVTAVGWSFGLIAVGVLVAHALTAEQGTGAWLAVAWLPIAAKALWLVHGLWERTALTPSALGAIRGIQQEARDEAAVARARLRAEAGTEETRLTAVTQAGARVARVQAKTAKSLAGAWSTLEAARNGDDTGRALTSVTSRVTPDVTPRWELPVWGPTQPIGTRSLEAVPALTDQELDDLVDEIRHSETPALSYREMAIRFRAGGHSASEVRLRAAWKRVA, encoded by the coding sequence GTGAAGGCCAAGACCGTTCTGCCCGCCATTGCGATGACGGCGGTATCCATGGTCCTCACCCTCGCGGTGGTCCTGATGTGGCTGCGCACGGCCGTGCCGTGGCCCGTCGCCCTGGTCGTCGGACTCGGCATCGACGGCGGCTGGCTCGCCACCCTCGCCTACGAACGCCGCCTCGCCGCCCAAGGCGACCACAACGCCACCGTTACCGCCGTCGGCTGGTCGTTCGGCCTCATCGCGGTCGGCGTCCTGGTCGCCCACGCGCTCACCGCCGAACAGGGCACCGGCGCATGGCTGGCCGTCGCCTGGCTCCCGATCGCCGCCAAGGCACTGTGGCTGGTTCACGGACTGTGGGAGCGGACCGCGCTCACCCCCTCCGCGCTCGGTGCGATCCGGGGCATTCAGCAGGAGGCGCGTGATGAAGCGGCCGTGGCGCGTGCCCGGTTGCGGGCTGAGGCTGGCACGGAGGAGACGCGGCTGACGGCCGTGACGCAGGCCGGGGCGCGCGTCGCACGCGTCCAGGCCAAGACCGCCAAGTCCCTTGCCGGAGCGTGGTCGACGCTGGAAGCAGCGCGCAACGGTGACGACACCGGCAGGGCGCTGACCAGCGTGACGAGCCGCGTCACACCCGACGTCACACCCCGCTGGGAACTCCCCGTATGGGGACCCACACAACCCATCGGAACGCGCTCGCTGGAAGCGGTACCCGCGCTCACCGACCAGGAACTTGACGATCTGGTCGACGAGATCCGGCACAGCGAGACCCCCGCCCTGTCCTACCGCGAGATGGCCATCCGCTTCCGCGCCGGCGGCCACTCCGCATCCGAGGTTCGCCTGCGGGCGGCATGGAAGCGGGTTGCCTGA
- a CDS encoding MFS transporter: MSQRQGKQREESEQSEQGKTGTPRGGAVWALVITSVAGFMAALDNLVVTTALPSIRKDLGGALDDLEWTVSAYTLTFAVLLMFGAALGDRFGRRRLFLAGLTVFTGASAAAAMAPGIDSLIAARAVQGVGAAIMMPLTLTLLTAAVPAAKRGMAFGIWGAVNGLAVASGPLIGGSLTEHISWHWIFWLNVPLGLALLPLARLRLAESHGTGAPLDITGTLLASGGLFGIVYGLVRGPADGWTSSYVLTGLLAGSALLVAFVVHGTRAKNPMLPMRLFRSRAFAGINAASLLMFLGMFGSIFLLSQYMQGVLGYSPTEAGLRMLPWTGMPMLVAPIAGILSDRIGGRPVVATGLFLQAAGLGYMASVVTADASYAIQLPGLIISGIGMALFFAPAANLVMSGVRPSEQGIASGANNALREVGGALGIAVMGSIFAAQGGYESGQTFVDGLRPALVVGSAVVALAGVAALLIPAARRPAPVTDSAERVPVLESAVH, encoded by the coding sequence ATGTCACAGCGGCAGGGCAAGCAGCGCGAAGAGAGCGAACAGAGCGAGCAGGGCAAGACCGGCACACCACGCGGCGGAGCCGTCTGGGCCCTCGTCATCACCAGCGTCGCCGGATTCATGGCGGCCCTCGACAACCTCGTCGTCACCACCGCGCTGCCCTCCATCCGCAAGGACCTCGGGGGAGCGCTGGACGACCTGGAATGGACCGTGAGTGCCTACACGCTCACCTTCGCGGTCCTGCTGATGTTCGGCGCGGCTCTCGGCGACCGTTTCGGCCGACGCCGGCTCTTCCTCGCCGGGCTCACCGTCTTCACCGGCGCCTCCGCCGCCGCGGCCATGGCACCCGGCATCGACTCGCTGATCGCGGCCCGCGCGGTCCAGGGCGTCGGCGCGGCGATCATGATGCCGCTGACGCTGACCCTGCTCACCGCAGCCGTCCCGGCCGCGAAACGCGGGATGGCGTTCGGTATCTGGGGCGCCGTGAACGGACTCGCGGTGGCCTCCGGTCCGCTCATCGGAGGCAGCCTTACCGAGCACATCTCCTGGCACTGGATCTTCTGGCTGAACGTTCCGCTGGGCCTCGCCCTGCTGCCGCTCGCCCGGCTGCGCCTCGCCGAGTCGCACGGTACCGGCGCCCCGCTCGACATCACCGGCACCCTGCTGGCCAGCGGTGGCCTGTTCGGCATCGTCTACGGGCTCGTGCGCGGCCCGGCCGACGGCTGGACCAGCTCCTACGTCCTGACCGGACTGCTCGCGGGCAGCGCGCTCCTCGTCGCCTTCGTCGTCCACGGCACCCGGGCGAAGAACCCGATGCTGCCCATGCGGCTCTTCCGCTCCCGCGCCTTCGCCGGGATCAACGCGGCCTCCCTGCTGATGTTCCTCGGGATGTTCGGGTCGATCTTCCTGCTCAGCCAGTACATGCAGGGCGTGCTCGGCTACTCGCCCACCGAGGCGGGCCTGCGGATGCTGCCCTGGACCGGTATGCCGATGCTCGTCGCCCCGATCGCAGGCATCCTCTCCGACCGGATAGGCGGCCGGCCGGTCGTCGCCACCGGTCTCTTCCTCCAGGCCGCCGGCCTCGGCTACATGGCCTCCGTGGTCACCGCGGACGCCTCCTACGCCATCCAGCTGCCCGGCCTGATCATCAGTGGCATCGGCATGGCCCTGTTCTTCGCCCCGGCCGCCAACCTGGTGATGTCCGGGGTCCGCCCGAGCGAGCAGGGCATCGCCTCCGGCGCCAACAACGCACTGCGCGAGGTCGGCGGCGCCCTCGGAATCGCCGTCATGGGATCGATCTTCGCGGCCCAGGGCGGCTACGAGAGCGGCCAGACCTTCGTCGACGGCCTCCGGCCCGCCCTGGTGGTCGGTTCGGCGGTTGTCGCCCTCGCGGGCGTCGCGGCCCTGCTGATCCCGGCCGCCCGCCGCCCCGCGCCGGTGACGGACTCCGCCGAGCGGGTCCCGGTCCTGGAGAGTGCCGTCCACTGA
- a CDS encoding DUF6284 family protein, protein MKHIVTVQDAVTAFADWMEPTAAELDAIDREMPLILAQVDLLDAQIITMDRTPSELDVRRIRRARRKVLAAGRTLANTAAPITPEVGA, encoded by the coding sequence ATGAAGCACATCGTCACTGTTCAGGATGCTGTTACCGCGTTCGCCGACTGGATGGAGCCGACAGCCGCCGAGCTGGACGCCATCGACCGCGAGATGCCGCTGATCCTCGCGCAGGTCGACCTGTTGGACGCGCAGATCATCACCATGGACCGCACCCCGAGCGAGCTGGACGTGCGGCGGATCCGCCGGGCCCGCCGCAAGGTCCTCGCCGCCGGCCGCACGCTGGCCAACACGGCCGCGCCGATCACCCCGGAGGTGGGCGCGTGA
- a CDS encoding MaoC family dehydratase, which produces MTANSANDSARISYANVEVGTELPAQTFPVTRATLVRYAGASGDFNPIHWNEKFAVEVGLPDVIAHGMFTMAEAIRVVTDWVGDPGAVVEYGVRFTKPVVVPNDGQGATIEVSGKVGAKLDDNTVRVDLLAKCAGQKVLGMSRAVVRLR; this is translated from the coding sequence ATGACGGCCAATTCCGCGAACGATTCCGCGAGGATCTCCTACGCCAATGTGGAGGTGGGCACCGAGCTGCCCGCCCAGACCTTTCCCGTGACCCGTGCCACGCTCGTCCGGTACGCGGGCGCCTCCGGGGACTTCAACCCCATCCACTGGAACGAGAAGTTCGCGGTCGAGGTCGGACTGCCCGACGTCATCGCGCACGGCATGTTCACGATGGCCGAGGCGATCCGCGTCGTCACCGACTGGGTCGGCGACCCGGGAGCGGTCGTCGAGTACGGCGTCCGCTTCACCAAGCCGGTCGTCGTCCCCAACGACGGCCAGGGCGCCACCATCGAGGTCAGCGGCAAGGTCGGGGCCAAGCTCGACGACAACACGGTCCGCGTCGATCTCCTCGCGAAGTGCGCGGGCCAGAAGGTGCTGGGCATGTCCCGGGCTGTCGTCCGCCTGCGCTGA
- a CDS encoding SDR family oxidoreductase: protein MRIVIAGGHGQIALRLERLLAARGDEVAGIIRRHEQGDDLRAAGAEPVVCDLESASVDEVASLLRGADAAVFAAGAGPDSGTARKDTVDRGAAVLFADAAVRAGVRRHVVVSSMGADPAHPGDGVFDVYQRAKGEADAHVSGLDGLDWTILRPGALTNDAGTGRVRLEADTGRGAVPRDDVAAVLTELLDTPATAGLTLELIGGSTPVSVAVKSVAGN, encoded by the coding sequence ATGCGCATTGTCATCGCTGGAGGACATGGTCAGATCGCGCTGCGGCTGGAGCGTCTGCTCGCCGCACGCGGTGACGAGGTCGCGGGCATCATCCGCCGCCACGAACAGGGCGACGACCTGCGGGCGGCGGGCGCGGAACCGGTCGTGTGCGACCTGGAGTCGGCCTCGGTGGACGAGGTCGCGTCGCTGCTGCGGGGCGCCGACGCGGCGGTCTTCGCGGCGGGCGCGGGCCCGGACAGCGGCACGGCCCGCAAGGACACGGTCGACCGGGGAGCGGCGGTGCTGTTCGCGGACGCGGCGGTTAGGGCCGGGGTACGCAGGCACGTGGTCGTGTCGTCGATGGGCGCCGATCCGGCCCACCCGGGCGACGGCGTCTTCGACGTCTACCAGCGGGCGAAGGGCGAGGCGGACGCCCACGTCAGCGGCCTGGACGGGCTCGACTGGACGATCCTGCGCCCCGGCGCCCTCACGAACGACGCCGGCACGGGCCGGGTACGCCTGGAGGCCGACACGGGACGCGGCGCCGTCCCTCGCGACGACGTGGCCGCGGTCCTCACGGAGCTCCTGGACACCCCGGCGACCGCGGGCCTGACGCTGGAGCTGATCGGCGGCTCGACGCCGGTTTCGGTGGCGGTGAAGTCGGTGGCGGGGAACTAG
- a CDS encoding CGNR zinc finger domain-containing protein has product MPAPAPPPADASGASHAFGASGASGASGASGARSTRHSVLANARRAAALVNALTRGGPASPGAIVAVLREHGEPGLLDLAAHDVDGMREAALLLREVFGAGDVDRAAGLLNRLLLDRAGPLRLTSHAGHTPWHPHVDRDDDGPWGEWFLGSSCLALAVLVWEHQRPPGAVCASVSCENVFVTQGRGPERHYCSRRCATRERVAAHRRARSGGGKGGGGPLDVVSD; this is encoded by the coding sequence GTGCCCGCTCCCGCCCCACCTCCTGCCGATGCCTCCGGTGCCTCGCATGCCTTCGGTGCGTCCGGTGCGTCCGGTGCGTCCGGTGCCTCCGGTGCCCGGTCCACCCGGCACTCCGTACTCGCCAACGCCCGCCGTGCCGCCGCCCTGGTGAACGCTCTGACCCGCGGTGGTCCCGCGTCCCCGGGCGCGATCGTCGCCGTACTCCGGGAACACGGCGAGCCGGGCCTGCTCGACCTCGCCGCCCATGACGTCGACGGGATGCGCGAGGCGGCGCTCCTCCTGCGTGAGGTCTTCGGTGCCGGGGATGTGGACCGGGCCGCCGGCCTGTTGAACCGGCTGCTCCTCGACCGTGCCGGGCCGCTGCGCCTGACCTCGCACGCGGGGCACACGCCCTGGCATCCGCATGTCGACCGGGACGACGACGGGCCCTGGGGGGAGTGGTTTCTCGGCTCCTCCTGTCTCGCGCTGGCCGTGCTCGTCTGGGAGCACCAGCGTCCGCCGGGGGCTGTCTGCGCGTCGGTGAGCTGCGAGAACGTCTTCGTCACCCAGGGGCGCGGGCCAGAACGGCACTACTGTTCGCGCCGTTGTGCGACCCGCGAGCGGGTGGCCGCCCATCGCCGGGCCCGTTCCGGGGGTGGGAAGGGTGGAGGCGGACCTCTTGACGTAGTTAGTGATTGA
- a CDS encoding GntR family transcriptional regulator, protein MPIRRDDPSPLHLQIAEELRQRIRAGEFEQKSFPSLRSLAKHYETAQVTVHDAVKVLQQEKLIASVSGKGTFVLPRGESATAGANEPEDLAEQVASLRTELEAVKERLSSLESAESHRKGP, encoded by the coding sequence GTGCCGATCAGAAGAGACGACCCCAGCCCGCTGCACCTTCAAATTGCAGAAGAATTGCGGCAGCGAATTCGAGCTGGCGAATTTGAGCAAAAGAGTTTTCCTTCGCTCCGATCCCTGGCTAAGCACTACGAGACCGCGCAAGTTACGGTGCACGACGCCGTCAAAGTGCTACAGCAGGAAAAGCTGATCGCTTCGGTGAGCGGAAAAGGGACCTTCGTTCTCCCTAGAGGGGAGAGCGCTACGGCCGGAGCCAATGAGCCCGAAGACCTTGCGGAGCAGGTTGCTTCGTTGCGCACAGAGCTTGAAGCCGTAAAAGAACGCCTTAGTTCTCTCGAAAGCGCTGAGAGTCACCGTAAAGGTCCCTGA